One Polaribacter sp. KT25b DNA segment encodes these proteins:
- the pdxA gene encoding 4-hydroxythreonine-4-phosphate dehydrogenase PdxA produces MDKSDKIIVGISIGDLNGIGIEVILKTFEDKRMLDFCTPVLFGATKVISYHKKALRIETPVHGITSINQINHSKINVLNIWKEEVAIEFGTATKVSGEYAAKSLAAAVEHLKDKKIDVLLTAPINKENIQSETFNFPGHTEYLEANLEGKSLMILMTNELRIGLITGHIPISKVAESLTPELIKSKVETMHMSLMQDFGIDKPKIAVLSLNPHCGDKGVIGTEDDEIIKPTIEKIRETGKLVFGPYAADGFFGSETYKQFDGVLATYHDQGLAPFKALSFGKGVNFTAGLNAVRTSPDHGTGYDIAGKNMANPSSFVEALFTGIEVFKTRKEYLELTHNPLIVK; encoded by the coding sequence ATGGATAAATCTGATAAAATAATCGTTGGAATTTCAATTGGAGATTTAAATGGAATTGGCATTGAGGTAATTTTAAAAACATTTGAAGACAAAAGAATGTTAGATTTTTGTACTCCAGTACTTTTTGGAGCAACAAAAGTAATTTCATATCACAAAAAAGCTTTAAGAATTGAAACTCCTGTTCACGGAATTACATCAATAAACCAAATAAATCATTCTAAAATAAATGTTCTAAATATTTGGAAAGAAGAAGTTGCAATTGAATTTGGTACAGCAACTAAGGTTTCTGGCGAATATGCTGCAAAATCTTTAGCGGCTGCGGTAGAGCATTTAAAAGATAAAAAGATTGATGTGCTTTTAACAGCGCCAATTAATAAAGAAAATATACAATCAGAAACATTTAATTTTCCTGGTCATACAGAATATCTAGAAGCTAATTTAGAAGGAAAAAGTTTAATGATTTTAATGACGAATGAATTGCGAATTGGTTTGATAACCGGCCATATTCCTATATCTAAGGTAGCAGAATCTCTTACTCCAGAATTGATTAAGAGTAAAGTAGAAACAATGCATATGTCTTTAATGCAAGATTTTGGAATTGATAAGCCAAAAATTGCAGTTTTATCTTTGAATCCGCATTGTGGAGATAAAGGCGTAATTGGTACAGAAGATGACGAAATTATAAAGCCAACAATCGAAAAAATTAGAGAAACTGGCAAATTAGTTTTTGGGCCTTATGCTGCAGATGGCTTTTTTGGTTCTGAAACTTACAAACAATTTGATGGTGTTTTGGCAACTTATCACGATCAAGGTTTAGCACCTTTTAAAGCGTTGTCTTTTGGTAAAGGAGTTAATTTTACAGCAGGCTTAAATGCAGTTAGAACCTCACCAGACCACGGAACGGGTTATGATATTGCCGGAAAAAATATGGCAAATCCATCTTCTTTTGTAGAGGCATTATTTACTGGAATTGAGGTTTTTAAAACAAGAAAAGAGTATTTAGAACTTACTCATAATCCGCTAATTGTAAAATAA
- a CDS encoding riboflavin synthase — protein MFTGIIETLGLVTNVVKEQENVHLTIESNITNELKVDQSVAHNGVCLTVVAINNNEYTVTAIKETLDKTNLGKLKKADIINLERAMKLGDRLDGHIVQGHVDETGICKNIKDENGSTVYTFHYNSDKNNITIEKGSITINGISLTVVNSKKDEFSVAIIPYTKENTTFKTLQIDDVVNLEFDVIGKYVARLTNL, from the coding sequence ATGTTTACAGGAATTATAGAAACACTTGGATTAGTAACAAACGTTGTAAAAGAACAAGAAAATGTTCATTTAACAATAGAAAGCAACATTACAAACGAACTTAAAGTAGATCAAAGTGTGGCTCATAATGGTGTTTGTTTAACGGTTGTTGCTATTAATAATAATGAATACACAGTAACAGCAATCAAAGAAACGCTTGATAAAACTAATCTTGGAAAATTAAAAAAAGCCGATATTATTAATCTCGAACGCGCCATGAAATTAGGTGATCGTTTAGACGGTCATATAGTACAAGGTCATGTTGATGAAACTGGAATTTGCAAAAACATAAAAGACGAAAACGGAAGTACAGTATATACTTTTCATTATAATTCTGATAAAAATAACATCACCATAGAAAAAGGTTCTATTACTATAAATGGTATAAGTTTAACAGTTGTCAACTCTAAAAAAGATGAATTTAGTGTTGCAATTATTCCGTATACAAAAGAAAATACTACTTTTAAAACATTACAAATTGATGATGTTGTAAACTTAGAATTTGATGTAATTGGTAAATATGTTGCTAGATTAACGAATTTATAA
- a CDS encoding DNA polymerase III subunit delta', translating into MLFNQIIGQEHIKKHLQKSAENGRVPHAQLFVGKEGCGTLPMAIAYAQFLLCNFSDDVDSCNIKCNKLQHPDLHFAFPVTTSDAVKKHPVSDLYLEDWRSFIADQPYGSLFNWLQHIGVENKQGLIGVDEAEAVVKKLQLKSYEGGFKVMIIWMAEKMNIAAANKLLKLIEEPPNKTVFLLITENEEQIINTIRSRCQALHFSALSEQDIENALIVNHQVEDKEAANIAHQAEGNLNKALHLMDKDAADLVFEEWFITWIRTAFKAKGNAAVVQQLIAWSDTIAKSGRETQKRFLEYCLQFFRQALLLNYKSDQLVFMETKSGFNLSKFAPFVHSGNILDIEKELNDAMYHVERNGNAKIILLDLSMKLTRFLHKKEEKI; encoded by the coding sequence ATGCTTTTTAACCAAATAATAGGCCAAGAACATATTAAAAAACATTTGCAAAAATCTGCCGAAAACGGTAGAGTGCCGCACGCACAATTATTTGTTGGTAAAGAAGGTTGTGGTACGTTGCCAATGGCTATTGCGTATGCACAATTTTTACTCTGTAATTTTTCTGATGATGTAGATTCTTGTAACATAAAATGTAATAAACTGCAACATCCAGATTTGCATTTTGCATTTCCTGTAACAACGAGCGATGCGGTAAAAAAACATCCTGTAAGTGATTTGTATTTAGAGGATTGGCGAAGTTTTATTGCAGATCAGCCTTATGGAAGTTTGTTTAATTGGTTGCAACATATTGGTGTAGAAAACAAACAAGGGTTAATTGGAGTTGATGAAGCAGAAGCTGTTGTAAAAAAATTACAATTAAAAAGTTACGAAGGTGGTTTTAAAGTAATGATTATTTGGATGGCAGAAAAGATGAATATTGCTGCTGCTAATAAATTATTAAAATTAATAGAAGAACCGCCAAATAAAACTGTTTTTTTACTGATAACAGAAAACGAAGAGCAGATTATAAACACTATAAGGTCTCGTTGCCAAGCCTTGCACTTTTCTGCTTTAAGTGAGCAAGATATCGAGAATGCATTGATTGTAAATCATCAAGTTGAAGATAAAGAAGCTGCAAATATTGCACATCAAGCAGAAGGAAATTTAAATAAAGCCTTGCATTTAATGGATAAAGATGCTGCTGATTTAGTTTTTGAAGAATGGTTTATAACTTGGATTAGAACTGCTTTTAAAGCAAAAGGAAACGCAGCAGTTGTACAGCAATTAATTGCTTGGTCTGATACGATAGCAAAATCTGGAAGAGAAACTCAAAAACGATTTTTAGAATATTGTTTGCAGTTTTTTAGACAAGCACTTTTACTAAATTATAAGTCTGATCAATTAGTTTTTATGGAAACAAAATCTGGTTTTAATTTATCTAAATTTGCGCCTTTTGTACATTCTGGAAATATTCTAGATATAGAAAAAGAACTAAATGATGCTATGTATCATGTTGAAAGAAATGGGAATGCAAAAATTATTCTGTTAGATCTTTCTATGAAGCTTACTCGTTTTTTACATAAAAAAGAAGAGAAGATTTAG
- the pgk gene encoding phosphoglycerate kinase codes for MKTLKDFNFENKKAIIRVDFNVPLNDKFEVTDATRIEAAKSTIIEVLEGGGSCVLMSHLGRPKGKQDQFSLRHIVDDITNIIGVNVKFVDDCVGPKVEEAAANLENGEILLLENLRFYDEEKKGDVAFAEQLSKLGDIYVNDAFGTAHRAHASTTIIAQFFEGNKCFGNLLAREIESIDKVLNNSEKPVLAILGGAKVSSKITVIENILDKVNHLIIGGGMSFTFIKAQGGTVGDSICEDDKMELALDILKQAKEKGVEVHIPVDVIAADDFSNDANTQICDITKIPDGWQGLDAGPKSREIFDEIVNKCKTILWNGPLGVFEMETFAGGTIALGNSIEKATKNGSFSLVGGGDSVAAVKQFGFADKVSYVSTGGGAMLEMLEGKTLPGIEAILK; via the coding sequence ATGAAAACACTAAAAGATTTTAATTTCGAAAATAAAAAAGCAATTATACGTGTAGATTTTAACGTGCCTTTAAATGATAAATTTGAGGTAACAGACGCTACAAGAATTGAAGCTGCAAAATCTACCATTATAGAGGTTTTAGAAGGCGGAGGAAGCTGCGTTTTAATGTCACATTTGGGTCGTCCAAAAGGGAAACAAGATCAATTTTCTTTACGTCATATAGTTGATGATATCACTAATATTATTGGAGTAAATGTAAAATTTGTTGATGATTGTGTTGGACCAAAAGTTGAAGAAGCTGCAGCAAATTTAGAAAATGGAGAAATTTTATTATTAGAAAACTTACGTTTTTATGATGAAGAGAAAAAAGGAGACGTTGCTTTTGCAGAACAACTTTCTAAATTAGGAGATATTTATGTAAATGATGCGTTTGGTACTGCTCATAGAGCGCATGCATCAACAACAATTATTGCCCAATTTTTTGAAGGCAATAAATGTTTTGGAAACTTATTAGCTAGAGAAATTGAAAGCATCGATAAAGTTTTAAATAATTCTGAAAAACCAGTTTTAGCAATTTTAGGAGGCGCAAAAGTATCTTCAAAAATTACTGTTATTGAAAATATTTTAGACAAAGTAAACCATTTAATTATTGGTGGTGGAATGAGTTTTACATTTATCAAAGCACAAGGAGGTACTGTTGGAGATTCTATTTGTGAAGATGATAAAATGGAATTGGCTTTAGACATTTTAAAACAAGCAAAAGAAAAAGGCGTAGAAGTTCATATACCTGTTGATGTTATTGCTGCTGATGATTTTAGCAATGATGCAAATACACAAATTTGCGATATCACTAAAATTCCTGATGGATGGCAAGGTTTAGATGCAGGACCAAAATCAAGAGAAATTTTTGACGAAATTGTAAATAAATGTAAAACCATTTTATGGAACGGACCTTTAGGTGTTTTTGAAATGGAAACTTTTGCTGGTGGTACAATTGCACTTGGAAATTCTATTGAAAAAGCTACTAAAAACGGATCGTTTTCTTTAGTTGGTGGTGGAGATTCTGTTGCTGCTGTTAAACAATTTGGCTTTGCAGATAAAGTAAGCTATGTTTCTACTGGTGGTGGCGCAATGTTAGAAATGTTAGAAGGTAAAACTTTACCAGGAATTGAAGCTATTTTAAAATAA
- a CDS encoding aldo/keto reductase, translated as MKYTKLPNTDTKVSKICLGTMTWGNQNTEAEAHEQMDYALEKGVNFFDAAELYPVPANAETYGETERIIGNWFQKTGNRDKVVLASKIAGTGDYTKHIRTGGFNKQNITEAIEGSLKRLKTDYLDLYQLHWPDRGVNCFGSREYPYKTFSKEVEKHLEILETLQDFIKQGKIKHIGLSNETPWGTLKYLQTSTENNLPRPVTIQNSYSLIHRPYEIGLSEVSMRENIGLLAYSPLAQGVLSGKYLDGNLPEGARGTLYPRFISRYKNDGSEKAVLKYLEIAKKHNLSLIQMSLAFINQLPFVTSNIIGATKISQLKENIASIYVHLSDEIIDEINAVHALIPNPAP; from the coding sequence ATGAAATACACAAAACTACCAAATACAGATACAAAAGTTTCTAAAATATGTTTAGGAACCATGACTTGGGGAAATCAAAATACAGAAGCAGAAGCGCATGAACAAATGGATTATGCTTTAGAAAAAGGTGTAAATTTCTTTGATGCCGCAGAGTTATATCCTGTACCTGCAAATGCAGAAACATATGGAGAAACAGAAAGAATTATTGGAAATTGGTTTCAAAAAACAGGTAATAGAGATAAAGTTGTTTTAGCAAGTAAAATTGCTGGAACTGGCGACTATACAAAACATATTAGAACTGGCGGATTCAACAAACAAAACATTACAGAAGCAATTGAAGGAAGCTTAAAACGTTTAAAAACAGATTATTTAGATTTGTATCAGTTGCATTGGCCAGATCGTGGTGTAAATTGCTTCGGATCAAGAGAATACCCGTATAAAACATTTTCTAAAGAAGTAGAAAAACATTTAGAAATATTAGAAACTTTGCAAGATTTTATAAAACAAGGAAAAATAAAACACATTGGTTTATCTAATGAAACACCTTGGGGAACGCTAAAATATTTACAAACTTCTACAGAAAATAATTTACCTAGACCTGTAACAATTCAGAATTCATATTCTTTAATTCATAGACCTTACGAAATTGGATTAAGCGAAGTTTCTATGAGAGAAAACATTGGTTTATTAGCGTATTCTCCATTAGCACAAGGAGTTTTATCTGGCAAATATTTAGATGGCAATTTACCAGAAGGTGCTAGAGGAACTTTGTATCCAAGGTTTATTTCTAGATATAAAAATGACGGATCAGAAAAAGCAGTTCTAAAATATTTAGAAATTGCAAAAAAGCATAATTTATCTTTAATACAAATGTCTTTAGCGTTTATAAATCAGTTGCCATTTGTAACAAGTAATATTATAGGAGCAACAAAAATAAGTCAATTAAAAGAAAATATAGCGTCTATTTATGTTCATTTATCTGATGAAATTATAGATGAAATAAATGCAGTTCATGCTTTAATTCCTAATCCTGCGCCTTAA
- a CDS encoding YoaK family protein, which produces MFRHQGKSRTLKHNLRIASILSFVAGVVNVSGFLAFKQLATNVTGHFALFINDVAHFKFWKGTIYFLYIFSFLLGSFSSSFLIEIFKENKKLNVFVIPTIIESLVLISIAIISDVVVIQYPNLIICLLLFSMGMQNSFVTKISDAIVRTTHLTGLFTDLGIELSQLFFPETHPHREEIKSTIKLRIFIICFFFMGGLIGGFIYSKLDFKLNTLIFGAIILLISLFFDDFRYKVIRTRRKYKHKKNVKGNIITSLE; this is translated from the coding sequence ATGTTTAGACATCAAGGTAAAAGTAGAACTTTAAAACATAATTTAAGAATTGCTTCTATTTTGTCTTTTGTAGCCGGAGTTGTAAATGTTTCAGGTTTTTTAGCTTTTAAACAATTGGCAACAAATGTAACGGGGCATTTTGCGTTGTTTATTAATGATGTTGCACATTTTAAATTTTGGAAAGGAACTATTTATTTTCTTTATATTTTTTCATTTCTTTTGGGGTCTTTTTCTTCAAGTTTTTTAATAGAGATATTTAAAGAAAACAAAAAATTAAACGTTTTTGTAATACCAACAATAATTGAATCTTTAGTTTTAATATCGATTGCAATTATAAGTGATGTAGTTGTTATACAATACCCCAATTTAATTATTTGCTTACTTCTTTTTTCTATGGGAATGCAAAACTCTTTTGTAACCAAAATTTCGGATGCAATTGTTAGAACTACGCATTTAACGGGGTTATTTACAGATTTAGGAATTGAATTATCTCAATTGTTTTTTCCGGAAACACATCCACATAGAGAAGAAATTAAATCAACTATAAAACTAAGAATTTTTATAATCTGTTTCTTTTTTATGGGCGGATTAATAGGTGGATTTATCTATTCTAAACTCGATTTTAAATTAAACACACTTATTTTTGGAGCAATAATTTTATTAATAAGTTTGTTTTTTGATGATTTTAGATATAAAGTTATAAGAACTAGAAGAAAATATAAACATAAAAAAAACGTGAAAGGGAATATTATTACATCTTTAGAATAA
- a CDS encoding acyltransferase, with amino-acid sequence MDYFAHETAIIDDNCIIGKDTKIWHFSHIMSNCVIGESCNLGQNVVISPDVILGRNVKVQNNVSIYTGVICEDDVFLGPSMVFTNVINPRSAVIRKNEYQKTIVKKGASIGANATIVCGKTIGEFALIGAGTVVTKEVLPYALVVGNPSKQIGWVSEFGHKLEFNELGFAICKESGEEYNLTNNSVTKI; translated from the coding sequence ATGGATTATTTTGCACACGAAACAGCAATTATAGACGATAATTGTATTATTGGCAAGGATACAAAAATTTGGCATTTTAGTCATATTATGTCTAATTGTGTTATTGGCGAATCTTGTAATTTGGGTCAAAATGTGGTAATTTCTCCGGATGTTATTTTGGGTAGAAATGTAAAAGTGCAAAATAACGTTTCTATTTACACAGGTGTTATTTGCGAAGATGATGTTTTTTTAGGTCCATCAATGGTTTTTACAAATGTAATTAATCCTAGAAGTGCTGTTATCAGAAAAAATGAATATCAAAAAACGATTGTAAAAAAAGGAGCAAGTATTGGCGCAAATGCAACAATTGTTTGTGGTAAAACAATTGGTGAATTTGCTTTAATTGGCGCGGGAACAGTTGTTACAAAAGAAGTTTTGCCTTATGCTTTAGTTGTTGGTAATCCGTCAAAACAAATTGGTTGGGTTAGCGAATTTGGTCATAAATTAGAATTTAATGAACTCGGTTTTGCTATTTGTAAAGAAAGTGGAGAAGAATATAATTTGACAAATAATAGTGTAACTAAAATTTAA
- the deoC gene encoding deoxyribose-phosphate aldolase → MKINQFLDATYLKTASQANITEEENQQNVVDLINEAILYNYKLVMIRAKYIPLAKEMLLKANVDVLIGTVIDFPEGNSSKEIKLEEAQKAIALEADELDFVVNYTAFKEGKINLVKAEVFAATKLGLENNKVVKWIIEVAALTSEEIITITQLIKEVVLTNFDENAAKKVFVKSSTGFYKTENNLPNGATFETMKLIAENAKPLQIKAAGGVRDYGTALKMITLGVDRIGTSSAKEICTKQEGNNAGY, encoded by the coding sequence ATGAAAATCAATCAATTTTTAGATGCTACATATTTAAAAACGGCATCGCAGGCAAATATTACCGAAGAAGAAAATCAACAAAATGTAGTTGATTTAATAAACGAAGCTATTTTGTATAATTATAAGTTAGTTATGATTCGTGCAAAATATATTCCTTTAGCAAAAGAAATGCTCTTAAAAGCAAATGTTGATGTTTTAATAGGAACAGTTATCGATTTTCCAGAAGGAAATTCATCTAAAGAAATAAAGTTAGAAGAAGCCCAAAAAGCAATTGCTTTAGAAGCAGATGAACTAGATTTTGTAGTTAATTATACCGCTTTTAAAGAAGGTAAAATCAATTTAGTAAAAGCAGAGGTTTTTGCAGCAACTAAATTAGGTTTAGAAAATAATAAAGTTGTAAAGTGGATTATAGAAGTTGCAGCCTTAACATCAGAAGAAATTATTACAATTACACAATTAATAAAAGAAGTTGTACTTACAAATTTTGATGAAAATGCAGCTAAAAAAGTGTTTGTAAAATCGTCTACTGGTTTTTATAAAACCGAAAATAATTTACCAAACGGCGCTACTTTCGAAACTATGAAGTTAATTGCAGAAAATGCAAAACCGCTGCAAATAAAAGCTGCTGGCGGAGTTAGAGATTATGGTACAGCTTTAAAAATGATTACTTTAGGCGTTGATAGAATTGGTACATCATCTGCTAAAGAAATTTGTACAAAACAAGAAGGTAACAACGCTGGATATTAA
- a CDS encoding energy transducer TonB, translated as MKNLKKLPTKQLEKFSNIFTQLGLVVVLFVVYLTLEHKTEQKQFAVVDFDPPEIVIFNPDEIIEFRREVQKAPKIPEVSVVDVFIPDEPIKKGDNNVVETVINLPKDKIVHINPDDIVVIDETWETPIETVPFINIEFAPVFKGCEGLSKEENKVCFDKKMKKFVQRNFDIELASELGLQSGKYKIQTQFIIDNQGNVVDIQIRAPHDKLKNETQQLIEKLPKFTPGKQRDKSVKVKYTMPISFQVD; from the coding sequence ATGAAAAACTTAAAAAAATTACCAACCAAACAATTAGAAAAATTCTCTAACATTTTTACACAGTTAGGTCTTGTAGTAGTGCTTTTTGTCGTTTACCTAACGCTAGAGCACAAAACCGAACAAAAACAATTTGCCGTTGTAGATTTTGATCCGCCAGAAATTGTTATTTTTAATCCTGATGAAATTATTGAGTTTCGAAGAGAGGTGCAAAAAGCACCAAAAATTCCAGAAGTTAGCGTTGTGGATGTTTTTATTCCTGATGAACCAATTAAAAAAGGCGATAATAATGTTGTTGAAACAGTAATTAATTTACCTAAGGATAAAATTGTACATATAAATCCTGATGATATTGTTGTTATTGATGAAACATGGGAAACTCCAATTGAAACTGTACCTTTTATTAATATAGAATTTGCACCGGTTTTTAAAGGTTGTGAAGGTTTATCAAAAGAAGAAAATAAGGTATGTTTTGATAAAAAAATGAAAAAATTTGTACAACGTAATTTTGATATAGAATTAGCAAGCGAATTAGGTTTACAATCTGGTAAATATAAAATTCAGACGCAGTTTATTATTGATAATCAAGGAAACGTTGTTGATATACAAATTAGAGCGCCACATGATAAATTAAAAAACGAAACACAACAATTAATAGAAAAGCTTCCAAAATTTACGCCAGGTAAACAAAGAGACAAATCGGTAAAAGTTAAATATACAATGCCCATTTCTTTTCAAGTAGATTAA
- a CDS encoding DUF3109 family protein, protein MFQLGKTIVSEDIIEKNFVCNLSACKGACCIDGDAGAPLEKEETKILEKIYPKVEPYLSEKSKAVIEKEGTWVTSEWGELETPLIDGADCAYVIFDKNKTALCAIEEAYNQGEIGWKKPVSCHLYPIRVKDYSEFSAVNYDKWDICDDACTLGKELQVPVYKFVKQALVRKFGQNWYDELEKVAENM, encoded by the coding sequence ATGTTTCAACTAGGAAAAACAATCGTTTCAGAAGATATTATCGAAAAAAATTTTGTGTGTAATTTATCTGCTTGTAAAGGAGCTTGCTGTATAGATGGAGATGCTGGTGCACCTTTAGAAAAAGAAGAAACCAAAATTTTAGAAAAAATTTATCCGAAGGTAGAACCTTATTTAAGTGAAAAAAGTAAAGCAGTTATCGAAAAAGAAGGTACTTGGGTTACAAGTGAATGGGGCGAATTAGAAACGCCTTTAATTGATGGCGCAGATTGTGCCTATGTAATTTTTGATAAAAATAAAACTGCACTTTGTGCAATTGAAGAGGCTTATAATCAAGGAGAAATCGGTTGGAAAAAACCAGTTTCGTGTCATTTATACCCTATTAGAGTAAAAGATTATAGCGAATTTTCTGCTGTAAATTACGATAAATGGGATATTTGCGATGATGCTTGTACGTTAGGAAAAGAGTTGCAAGTGCCAGTTTACAAGTTTGTTAAGCAAGCTTTAGTTCGTAAATTTGGGCAAAATTGGTACGACGAATTAGAAAAAGTAGCCGAAAACATGTAA
- a CDS encoding MarC family protein, whose amino-acid sequence MTFSYKEIITAFMVLFAVIDIIGNIPIIIDLRKKVGHIQSEKASLISGLIMIVFLFLGQSLLKFIGIDVHSFAVAGSFILFFIALEMILGITLYKDDGNHGVVTATVFPLAFPLIAGPGSLTTLLSLRAEFAIQNIIIAVILNVIFLYIVLKTSSKIERLIGATGILIIRKVFGVILLAISVKLFTQNIKMLFI is encoded by the coding sequence ATGACTTTTAGCTACAAAGAAATTATTACTGCTTTTATGGTTTTGTTTGCAGTAATAGATATTATTGGTAACATACCAATCATCATAGATTTACGTAAAAAAGTAGGTCATATTCAATCGGAAAAAGCCTCTTTAATTTCTGGTTTAATTATGATTGTATTCTTGTTTTTAGGACAAAGTTTACTAAAATTTATTGGTATTGATGTGCATTCTTTTGCTGTAGCAGGTTCGTTTATTCTGTTTTTTATTGCCTTAGAAATGATTTTAGGAATTACTTTGTATAAAGATGATGGCAATCATGGAGTTGTAACTGCAACGGTTTTTCCTTTGGCTTTTCCTTTAATTGCTGGCCCAGGAAGTTTAACAACTTTACTTTCTTTACGTGCAGAATTTGCAATACAAAACATTATAATAGCTGTAATTTTAAATGTTATTTTTTTATATATTGTTTTAAAAACTTCTTCTAAAATAGAACGTTTAATTGGTGCTACTGGCATATTAATTATACGCAAAGTTTTTGGAGTAATTTTATTAGCAATTTCTGTAAAACTTTTTACTCAAAACATAAAAATGCTTTTTATATAA
- a CDS encoding NAD(P)/FAD-dependent oxidoreductase: MSFDAIIIGGGVSGMQCALVLGSAKNKAFAADKKIAIIMHQKSSHLENALFNNVLGLQPKTLGKDILTNGKEHLSTLYPHISQIDSEKVLSVKEINGLYTIVTNKKKYQSKIVVLALNYAKPFLIKGLDLFIIPHKKANPNKDRIQLKNDDYLIKKRLYCCGTIAGCRSQFSIAAGSGASVATDILTIWNENIPTKVHDKV, encoded by the coding sequence ATGTCTTTTGATGCAATAATTATTGGTGGTGGTGTTTCTGGAATGCAATGTGCATTGGTTTTAGGTTCTGCCAAAAACAAAGCTTTTGCTGCTGATAAAAAAATTGCAATTATTATGCATCAAAAATCTTCTCATTTAGAAAACGCCTTGTTTAATAATGTTTTAGGTCTACAACCTAAAACATTAGGAAAAGATATTTTAACAAACGGAAAAGAACATTTATCAACATTATATCCGCACATTTCTCAAATTGACAGTGAGAAAGTTTTATCAGTAAAAGAAATAAATGGTCTTTATACTATTGTAACTAATAAGAAAAAATATCAATCTAAAATTGTAGTACTGGCTTTAAATTATGCAAAACCTTTTTTAATAAAAGGTTTAGATCTTTTTATTATTCCTCATAAAAAAGCAAACCCTAATAAAGATAGAATTCAATTAAAAAATGATGATTATCTTATTAAAAAAAGGCTCTATTGTTGTGGTACAATTGCTGGCTGTAGAAGTCAATTTTCAATTGCTGCAGGAAGTGGTGCATCTGTAGCTACAGATATTCTTACAATCTGGAACGAAAACATCCCCACCAAGGTGCACGACAAAGTATGA
- a CDS encoding energy transducer TonB, producing MEIKKNPKQQLENYSKIFMQIGLVLTLYITYACMEYKTYDMDNTSNLGVVNMIDEMQEDIPIVEIKKVEPPKQNDPPPTIEKIKVVEDDLKVEETIIESTETDEGQAVVVNTQDIVEVEEVEEVVEDIPFILIEDVPVYPGCKGNNKELKDCFTKKVTEFFGKRFDVNLATELGLQPGKKKLFVVFTINKNGKITNVRSRGPHPVLEKEVGEIIGALPKMTPGKQRGMPVGVSYSIPITFEVR from the coding sequence ATGGAAATTAAAAAAAACCCAAAACAACAGTTAGAAAATTATAGTAAAATTTTCATGCAAATAGGTTTAGTTCTTACTTTATATATTACCTATGCTTGTATGGAATACAAGACTTATGATATGGATAACACATCAAACTTAGGAGTTGTAAATATGATTGATGAAATGCAAGAAGATATTCCTATAGTAGAGATTAAAAAAGTTGAGCCACCAAAACAAAATGATCCACCACCAACAATTGAAAAAATTAAAGTTGTAGAAGATGATTTAAAAGTAGAAGAAACTATTATAGAATCTACAGAAACTGATGAAGGACAAGCTGTTGTAGTAAATACACAAGACATTGTTGAAGTTGAGGAAGTTGAAGAAGTTGTAGAAGATATTCCTTTTATTTTAATTGAAGATGTTCCTGTTTACCCTGGTTGTAAAGGAAATAACAAAGAACTTAAAGATTGTTTTACTAAAAAAGTAACTGAATTTTTTGGTAAAAGGTTTGATGTAAATTTAGCTACAGAATTAGGCTTACAACCTGGTAAGAAAAAATTATTCGTTGTTTTTACAATTAATAAAAACGGAAAAATAACAAATGTAAGATCTAGAGGACCACACCCTGTTTTAGAAAAAGAAGTTGGTGAAATTATTGGTGCTTTACCAAAAATGACACCTGGTAAACAAAGAGGAATGCCTGTAGGTGTTAGTTATAGCATACCAATTACCTTTGAGGTTAGATAA